From Spodoptera frugiperda isolate SF20-4 chromosome 27, AGI-APGP_CSIRO_Sfru_2.0, whole genome shotgun sequence, a single genomic window includes:
- the LOC118263699 gene encoding uncharacterized protein LOC118263699, whose amino-acid sequence MGLHNVSTFCLLLLSIQNVFGEVWNFGKPSLGSVKLLHHKGHVGLFTRTKNIKLEIPKCYMVSHVTVDVVNIISTPEVFYNSNTNVVTIHYGTFQNSLSSYDIVAEGLWKMGCTN is encoded by the exons ATGGGACTTCACAATGTcagtacattttgtttattactgtTAAGCATACAAAATGTGTTTGGGGAAGTTTGGAATTTTGGGAAACCTTCGTTAGGAAGTGTTAAATTGCTTCATCACAAGGGACATGTTGGCCTATTCACACGTACAAAGAATATTAAACTTGAA ataCCTAAATGCTACATGGTGTCGCACGTCACAGTCGATGTGGTCAATATCATTTCAACCCCGGAGGTGTTTTACAATTCAAATACGAACGTAGTGACAATACATTACGGTACATTTCAGAATAGCCTCTCTTCATACGATATAGTTGCAGAAGGACTTTGGAAAATGGGTTGTACTAACTGA